Proteins from a genomic interval of Corynebacterium deserti GIMN1.010:
- the uriR gene encoding transcriptional regulator UriR, translating to MATGKFRPTLKEVSRQAGVSIATASRALADNPAVAASTRERIQQLASDLGYRANAQARALRSSRSNTIGVVVPSLINHYFAAMVTEIQRSASNAGLATIITNSNEDATTMSRSLEFLTSHGVDGIVCVPNEECANQLEDLQKQGMPVVLVDRELPAGSTIPSVTSNSQPGIDAAVKLLAHNNAVPIGYLSGPMDTSTGRERLDSFKAACANSKIGEQLVFLGGYEQSVGFDGATKLLNQGAKTLFAGDSMMTIGVIEACHKAGLVIGKDLSVIGFDTHPLFALQPRPLTVIDQNVEQLAQRAVSILTELLAGTVPSVTKTTIPTALIHRESIINSTLRKKDELSNE from the coding sequence GTGGCGACGGGAAAATTTCGACCGACACTTAAAGAGGTTTCTCGTCAAGCAGGTGTCTCCATCGCCACAGCATCGCGGGCACTGGCGGATAATCCGGCGGTTGCCGCATCGACTCGTGAAAGAATCCAGCAGTTAGCCTCTGATCTTGGCTACCGGGCGAATGCTCAAGCTCGTGCGCTTCGCAGTTCTCGCAGCAACACCATTGGTGTGGTTGTTCCAAGTTTGATTAACCATTACTTCGCCGCCATGGTTACCGAGATTCAACGCTCTGCTAGCAATGCCGGACTCGCCACGATCATCACCAACAGCAATGAAGACGCCACTACTATGTCTAGGTCTTTGGAGTTTCTCACCTCGCATGGTGTCGATGGAATCGTCTGCGTACCTAATGAAGAATGTGCGAATCAACTAGAGGACTTACAGAAACAAGGAATGCCCGTGGTATTGGTTGACCGAGAGCTTCCGGCAGGCTCCACGATCCCATCGGTGACGTCCAATTCCCAACCAGGAATCGACGCAGCGGTAAAACTCCTAGCTCACAACAACGCTGTGCCGATCGGCTATCTCTCTGGCCCCATGGATACTTCGACAGGTCGCGAACGATTAGACAGTTTCAAGGCAGCCTGTGCCAACTCCAAAATCGGCGAGCAGCTCGTTTTTCTGGGTGGGTACGAGCAAAGCGTTGGATTTGACGGTGCTACAAAATTGCTCAACCAGGGAGCTAAAACTCTTTTTGCGGGCGATTCCATGATGACAATCGGTGTCATTGAAGCCTGCCATAAGGCTGGTTTGGTTATCGGAAAGGATCTCAGCGTGATTGGTTTTGATACCCATCCGCTCTTTGCCCTTCAGCCTCGTCCGTTGACAGTGATTGATCAAAATGTGGAACAACTAGCCCAACGAGCAGTGTCTATCCTGACCGAATTATTAGCAGGTACGGTGCCCAGCGTCACCAAAACCACGATCCCCACTGCCCTTATTCATCGTGAATCAATCATCAACTCCACTTTACGGAAGAAGGATGAACTCTCCAATGAGTAA
- a CDS encoding glycosyltransferase, translating into MNITHLLVGPAEHGVTEYAQLLADHSGGLRAGLEDTLHPGPIHVTFTDHLFGPDPESAVDAVLAAVEGHPFSVSFHDVPQPEEGLERFERRSNAYQRLARMADLSVTNSFHEASFFDSDIHVIALPLPEAPDPASTPDPGTVGVLGFIYPGKGHETIATAARQVDGLSVRALGTYSLGHENMELPGVEVTGYLSDADLWAEMDRIAIPVCAHRHFSASGSLMRWLAAGRRVLVADSDYAREVAANHPEQVVVVNDWPSALAEAAKDPEFTQRVNTLPTWGWQEVSTSWQDLWITHFGPWLRGNIPPSPVDDPAAVSVVIPYYNDFDSLKKVIAGIEKNNHEGNVEIIIADDGSDVPPEVTSTLPITVVRQEDQGFRAAAARNLGARAASHEVLVFLDGDTVPRPGYLSAMSRWITADPRSVVVGTRLQDGVEPQWLRDAWEYTRHLRLSDDTSWRFIISSVLGTSKQLFSQVNGFDETMIGYGGEDWEFGWRLWNTGAIFIHDPEAVADHLEPEWDVRVQPEMDKLAQKNAESIALASRITHPIARPSGVFFEQQDIVVSLPGNTPEPVVTAWLQAGDVRVVSPMSELFQADPRVGFATGRISIELSQPLCPPTDLAECLLRVEQLGGHGVLRYKNRNVGQIRYKRITCQTPAIIHTQMHPWQGSLRLERWFASW; encoded by the coding sequence ATGAATATAACCCACCTGTTAGTAGGTCCCGCAGAACACGGTGTAACCGAATACGCGCAACTACTAGCAGATCACAGTGGTGGCCTCCGAGCTGGCCTTGAAGACACCCTTCACCCGGGCCCGATCCATGTTACGTTTACCGACCACCTTTTCGGCCCCGATCCAGAGTCCGCAGTGGATGCCGTTTTGGCCGCTGTAGAGGGTCATCCGTTTAGTGTTTCCTTCCATGACGTACCTCAACCCGAGGAAGGACTGGAGCGTTTCGAACGCCGCAGTAATGCTTACCAGCGCCTGGCCCGAATGGCTGACCTCTCGGTGACTAACTCATTCCACGAGGCTTCCTTCTTCGACAGTGATATACATGTCATTGCTCTACCCCTTCCTGAGGCACCCGACCCCGCCAGCACCCCGGATCCTGGTACTGTCGGCGTCCTCGGTTTTATCTATCCAGGCAAAGGCCATGAGACCATTGCCACAGCGGCTAGGCAGGTGGACGGACTTTCTGTTCGCGCACTCGGCACGTACTCCTTAGGCCATGAGAACATGGAGTTGCCCGGGGTGGAAGTTACCGGTTACCTTTCCGATGCTGACTTGTGGGCGGAGATGGACCGCATTGCCATCCCCGTATGCGCCCACCGACACTTCTCTGCATCGGGATCTTTAATGCGCTGGCTCGCTGCCGGGAGACGCGTCTTGGTAGCCGATAGCGATTATGCCCGTGAGGTTGCAGCTAATCATCCCGAGCAGGTGGTGGTGGTTAACGATTGGCCTTCTGCGCTCGCCGAAGCGGCCAAAGACCCAGAATTTACCCAGCGCGTTAACACACTCCCCACCTGGGGGTGGCAGGAGGTGTCCACCTCTTGGCAGGATCTATGGATCACACATTTCGGACCATGGCTGCGTGGCAATATACCACCGAGCCCTGTTGATGATCCGGCAGCAGTCAGCGTTGTAATTCCGTATTACAACGACTTCGACTCCTTAAAAAAAGTCATCGCAGGGATCGAGAAAAACAACCATGAAGGCAACGTGGAGATTATTATTGCCGACGACGGATCCGACGTTCCGCCTGAGGTTACCTCGACGTTGCCCATAACGGTAGTTCGCCAGGAAGATCAGGGGTTTCGTGCAGCAGCCGCACGCAACTTAGGTGCCCGGGCAGCCTCTCACGAGGTGCTAGTTTTCCTCGACGGCGATACGGTCCCCCGCCCTGGGTATTTAAGTGCGATGAGCAGATGGATCACAGCTGATCCGCGCAGTGTGGTGGTGGGTACCCGTCTTCAGGACGGAGTAGAACCGCAGTGGCTCCGTGATGCCTGGGAATATACCCGCCACCTGCGCCTATCTGATGATACCTCCTGGCGCTTCATTATTTCCTCAGTGCTAGGTACCTCGAAGCAATTGTTTTCTCAAGTCAACGGCTTCGACGAGACAATGATTGGTTATGGTGGCGAAGACTGGGAATTCGGATGGCGACTGTGGAATACCGGCGCTATCTTCATTCACGATCCTGAAGCCGTCGCCGATCACCTTGAGCCGGAGTGGGATGTCCGCGTCCAGCCTGAGATGGACAAGCTCGCGCAGAAAAATGCTGAATCTATCGCCCTGGCTTCTCGCATAACTCACCCGATAGCGCGCCCTTCCGGTGTTTTTTTCGAGCAACAAGACATTGTTGTTTCCCTTCCAGGAAATACTCCCGAACCAGTGGTGACAGCATGGCTCCAAGCAGGTGACGTTCGTGTGGTGAGTCCAATGTCCGAGCTATTCCAAGCCGATCCACGCGTGGGTTTTGCAACAGGGAGAATCAGCATCGAACTGAGCCAACCCCTCTGCCCTCCCACGGATCTCGCAGAATGCCTCCTGCGTGTGGAACAGCTCGGTGGCCACGGAGTTTTGCGCTACAAAAACCGGAATGTAGGGCAAATCCGATATAAGCGAATTACTTGCCAAACCCCCGCAATTATTCACACCCAGATGCATCCGTGGCAGGGATCATTACGCTTGGAAAGATGGTTTGCCAGCTGGTGA
- a CDS encoding WcbI family polysaccharide biosynthesis putative acetyltransferase yields the protein MNTQARGNELLEPATVARRRHYADFYRLRAPIQINENPSVAVVGNCQAESLRILLDSTGAVNSFRIPAIHEWTSEDIDLIRMVLRTTDILIMQPVRDNYRGLPCGTDQLARFLPNSGSVVRFPVLRFDGLMPYQAIIRSPYDSSLNPPVVPYHDLRTLVAASRGIEAPALPSIEEESLRELAQMSIAELRKREKANGSVRVSDFIETWPIWHTINHPDNSTLEFLAYQVLSAIGVSGEVQDPGRELLGGLDAPIDASAARALGVTVMGRETWRPLPSEDIHQAQLAFYREHPEVVEAGMKRHAQRLRLLGLI from the coding sequence ATGAATACGCAGGCACGTGGTAATGAGCTTTTGGAACCCGCTACTGTGGCTCGCCGTCGCCATTACGCAGACTTCTACCGACTTCGTGCTCCGATCCAGATCAATGAAAATCCCAGTGTAGCTGTAGTTGGCAATTGCCAGGCGGAATCCTTGCGCATACTTCTTGATTCCACCGGAGCTGTTAATTCTTTCCGTATCCCCGCCATCCATGAATGGACCAGCGAAGATATCGATCTTATTCGGATGGTGTTGCGGACCACAGACATTCTGATAATGCAGCCGGTGCGCGATAATTATCGGGGGTTGCCCTGTGGCACCGACCAGTTGGCCCGTTTTCTGCCAAATAGTGGCAGTGTGGTTAGGTTCCCAGTATTGCGTTTTGATGGCCTCATGCCCTATCAGGCTATTATCCGCTCCCCTTACGATTCGTCTCTCAATCCGCCAGTTGTGCCTTACCATGATCTGCGGACTCTAGTGGCTGCGTCACGAGGAATCGAGGCTCCAGCTTTGCCTTCCATAGAGGAAGAAAGTCTGCGTGAACTGGCCCAGATGAGCATCGCGGAGCTGCGGAAGCGTGAAAAGGCAAATGGCTCGGTGAGGGTTTCGGACTTCATTGAAACCTGGCCTATATGGCATACCATTAACCATCCTGACAACAGCACCTTGGAATTTCTCGCATATCAGGTATTGTCAGCCATCGGTGTATCCGGTGAGGTGCAGGATCCTGGCCGTGAATTACTGGGCGGCTTAGATGCCCCGATAGATGCCAGTGCTGCCCGCGCCTTAGGTGTAACGGTAATGGGACGTGAGACGTGGCGTCCTCTCCCCTCGGAAGATATCCATCAAGCGCAGCTTGCGTTCTACCGTGAGCACCCAGAGGTAGTGGAGGCAGGGATGAAACGTCATGCGCAGCGACTGAGATTGCTAGGTTTAATCTAG
- a CDS encoding glycosyltransferase family 4 protein — MSIKVLSIPAGHPYPCALQPVGGWEDITVLPDPVVNPDNPEQWWPHPAFTPEWWINSKKVDVVHVHFGFEHLTLQQTKQFTEVLDRNGIPLVLTLHDLDNPHLTDQSNYHEQLRILTRAATHVFTLSQQAAEVVYRRYGRVVEVTPHPAITKGQPHPTTNRAGVFLKSVRANVITDPGFYRDLGAEIYIHENGPSELTSMADHVHMPMDDQTLHSTIARHRVVVLPYKCGTHSGWLRMCRDLGVSVAVPDCGCYASQMPGDDGVATYRTGDGKDAARAVAMLESCYPARPHPVPDVSGQHRHVYLTVAGEL, encoded by the coding sequence GTGTCAATCAAAGTGCTGTCCATCCCGGCAGGCCATCCATACCCGTGCGCGTTGCAACCTGTGGGGGGATGGGAAGACATCACAGTGTTGCCAGATCCAGTGGTGAACCCTGATAACCCAGAACAGTGGTGGCCCCACCCCGCGTTTACACCTGAATGGTGGATCAACTCAAAGAAGGTGGATGTGGTTCATGTTCATTTCGGGTTTGAACATCTTACCTTGCAACAGACCAAACAGTTCACTGAAGTGCTCGATCGCAATGGTATTCCGCTGGTGCTTACGCTTCATGACTTGGATAATCCTCACCTGACTGACCAGAGCAATTACCACGAACAACTGCGCATCCTTACTCGGGCTGCTACTCATGTATTCACGCTTTCGCAGCAGGCAGCGGAGGTCGTCTACAGGCGTTATGGCAGGGTAGTAGAGGTGACGCCACACCCCGCGATCACCAAAGGTCAGCCACACCCAACTACTAACCGCGCCGGGGTGTTTCTTAAATCGGTGCGCGCCAATGTCATCACTGATCCGGGGTTTTATCGCGATCTAGGGGCGGAGATTTACATCCATGAGAATGGGCCATCGGAACTAACAAGTATGGCCGATCACGTGCACATGCCCATGGACGATCAAACATTGCACAGTACGATCGCTCGACACCGAGTGGTCGTGTTGCCATATAAATGTGGAACCCATTCTGGCTGGTTGCGCATGTGCCGCGATCTCGGCGTCAGCGTGGCCGTCCCGGATTGTGGTTGCTATGCATCTCAGATGCCGGGTGATGACGGTGTGGCTACCTACCGCACCGGTGACGGCAAAGATGCAGCTCGCGCTGTGGCAATGCTAGAAAGCTGCTACCCCGCGCGTCCACACCCGGTGCCAGATGTCAGTGGTCAACATCGTCACGTTTATCTCACTGTAGCGGGTGAGCTATGA